In the genome of Octopus sinensis linkage group LG12, ASM634580v1, whole genome shotgun sequence, one region contains:
- the LOC118765592 gene encoding uncharacterized protein LOC118765592 produces the protein MSINSWLSVRIMTFILLNSCLYVTPSPTPAVSKFDPPSHHGQRKSQESYQYQQQRRRLQRQLAQQPASYCLEIWDDTTVPCEQDLNNICVNENWSLLDFTKRRDHASLIASSFINSIDSNIDKDSNIDANVQEYVGHGVQSPQRKLTNHLNNPLFSWGQWKNTCFQRWMTLLRRRLSTARLGDLVIPGTHNSASFSVSPNGTLVEKLWISRVALSLGFSNYFSSWARNHDDGLGAQLNAGYRCLDLRIALLPNGGFYWWHGISGEAIESGLKEIANFATENPGEIIILLISHLNAPGNGIQEKLPMPGESKIKLGKYLLSILGPNLVPTRNISLNPTLSSVISTRRNVIALIREDKDLVNAFPDYFWSDVNNETAVEMFERRTNPRSMFTHRSDIMQKYKRNFPDRLAITPAFVTHNVPNVLGGILRSKRVAWALSLFLTIMFYRLIQSSENRNFTKFFCTGLKRRSPVKAAKVTVICIMIIMISVYLGHLQHRTILRLFGFEGKASNLLEMARIANLCGDDPSKANGEIMYKGINTMIRHWSDREQEYRLNIVLVDDFSSSQAVRTAIQENIRRTDVDRYNTKTKLS, from the coding sequence ATGAGCATTAATTCGTGGCTTTCCGTCAGAATTATGACTTTCATATTGTTGAATAGTTGTCTATATGTAACACCATCTCCTACACCAGCAGTTAGCAAGTTCGATCCTCCATCACACCATGGACAGCGGAAGTCTCAGGAATCTtaccaataccaacaacaacgaagACGTCTGCAGAGACAGTTGGCTCAACAACCAGCCAGCTATTGTTTAGAAATCTGGGACGACACCACTGTACCTTGTGAACAGGATTTAAATAACATATGCGTCAATGAAAATTGGTCTCTTCTGGATTTTACCAAACGGAGAGACCATGCATCTTTAATCGCATCGTCATTTATAAACTCGATTGATTCTAACATTGACAAAGACAGCAACATCGATGCCAATGTCCAAGAATATGTTGGTCATGGTGTACAAAGCCCTCAACGCAAATTAACCAATCATCTAAACAATCCATTATTTTCTTGGGGCCAGTGGAAAAATACATGTTTTCAAAGATGGATGACTTTATTGAGGCGTCGTTTGAGTACGGCTCGACTCGGCGACTTAGTTATTCCAGGCACTCATAACAGTGCATCTTTCTCTGTATCACCAAATGGTACTTTAGTGGAAAAACTTTGGATTTCACGAGTTGCTTTGAGCCTTGGATTCAGTAACTATTTCAGCTCGTGGGCTAGAAACCATGACGACGGATTAGGTGCGCAGCTTAATGCTGGTTACCGATGTCTTGATTTACGAATCGCCTTGCTACCAAACGGAGGATTTTACTGGTGGCATGGGATATCTGGAGAGGCCATTGAGTCTGGCTTAAAAGAAATTGCTAATTTTGCGACAGAGAATCCAGGAGAGATTATTATACTTCTAATTTCCCACTTAAATGCACCCGGTAACGGAATTCAAGAGAAATTACCAATGCCAGGTGAGTCTAAGATCAAACttggtaaatatttattatctattttagGACCAAATCTTGTCCCAACTCGGAACATTTCTTTAAATCCTACCTTATCAAGTGTCATCTCTACGAGACGTAATGTCATTGCTCTGATCCGGGAAGATAAAGATTTAGTAAATGCCTTCCCGGATTATTTCTGGAGCGATGTCAACAACGAAACAGCTGTGGAAATGTTTGAACGAAGAACTAACCCACGAAGTATGTTTACACATCGTTCTGACATCATGCAGAAATATAAGAGGAATTTCCCTGACAGGTTAGCCATCACACCAGCTTTCGTGACACACAATGTTCCAAATGTGTTGGGGGGAATATTAAGAAGCAAACGCGTGGCTTgggctctttctttatttttgacAATTATGTTCTATCGATTAATCCAATCGTCCGAAAACAGgaactttactaaattcttttgtacCGGACTAAAAAGACGGAGTCCCGTAAAAGCTGCTAAAGTCACTGTGATatgcattatgattattatgatttctGTGTATTTAGGGCATCTGCAGCATAGAACTATACTAAGACTTTTTGGATTCGAGGGCAAAGCCAGTAATTTGCTAGAAATGGCCCGAATAGCCAATCTTTGCGGAGACGATCCATCTAAAGCTAATGGAGAGATAATGTATAAAGGTATTAACACTATGATCCGACACTGGTCGGATAGAGAACAAGAATACAGACTGAACATCGTTCTGGTTGATGATTTTTCATCCAGTCAAGCGGTGAGGACAGCTATACAGGAAAACATTCGAAGGACAGATGTAGACAGATATAACACGAAAACAAAACTTAGTTGA